A part of Cystobacter ferrugineus genomic DNA contains:
- a CDS encoding choice-of-anchor D domain-containing protein, with protein MLRLYVLALLLLGGLVSCGPTDAGRAVPEDSPRVKSTAALDVIKDHADLRLIWSGGSGNCLRCGNNIAAFLCPGAAGVDAWKKTIPYELPPGHLVVGITAKVRGATIDLTDTAGKERRVSVSLNDLSLGTYSTKVRNTCTDSSRRCDGQLIGTDTTTAFIEVPYSDSTNQVGIGWKPGVNANSITFSPEGSKYCLTYVDLELTVAKRVINASSTALAFKNQKVGVESGIQSFVLTNAGQAPLKITSIGIDNDKFFLDDPNVIPAEGITLFPSSQTGRQSLEVKVKFKPDAQMDFTGKLTVNSDATVPALKLDLNGKGVDFALDVDPVELDFGEIRAKTHASRDVVVRNIGSTTLKLEPSFQKEKSSSYSLKSPTVDADGSISIDAGVEQLFTVDFLGPVGTQGAVTDTLLLTVVEGAEASNSRSIALTGVATAPELKTDPVGGLDFGTLRSGTTSTERTVTVRNEGQRAITFSAVSDPSVAAFTLNGKPAGEVTLAPKGQSGASLALRVTFTAPAQEGLVSGNITLTNKDTTDPDYKTYVIELKGNSTRPDLKTDPVGGLDFGTLRAGTTSTEQTVTVRNEGQRAITFSAVSXPSVAAFTLNGKPAGEVTLAPKGQSGASLALRVTFTAPAQEGLVSGNITLTNKDTTDPDYKTYVIELKGNSTRPDLKTDPVGGLDFGTLRAGTTSTERTVTVRNEGQRAVTFSAVSAPSVAAFTISDKPQGSVTLAPKDQPGSSLSFKVRFTAPVDTLSLIQGSFVLSGTDSDYPTYQVNLKGESVKPDIKPVNPVDFGEGVVNAETSREVTITNLGSGAVIFDQVFIQGDPAFSLFPVRDRYTKLEIPGGNSHTLTVRFRPIADSQGARLEAKLKLYSEDTGVGVGGVFEVSLGGVAIMPLLQMNTTPISFGDQNVGAPAMSIPIAVRNAGTGNLILSNISTSNAAFSVPSPSISVPRDDNTKKIEVTFSPSGEGPFTGNLTFSTNDPNNKTVSILLSGNGRRLLKVQPAAPHQITFSSVIVGTTAQQPVTLTNDGTLPIVVDRPVFPSGSPFSSNFSGSSVTLGPSRPSYTFQFTFTPTDTTTRSENIDLNSTAYNSVISFPLTGSAAQPRLTLQVKDRVNQSELNFGDVNVGQLGEETLIITNTGDADLTLGALTSTLTQFKPLALTKTRLPPNDHVEARVQFSPDANGLFSANLQISANVSGSPVTFPMRGNGLSAIIGLNQDSFQFSPQKLAVASDPQTLAISNSGRSNLVIRQLTLSPGFSFAPPVTLPSNDHPLEIPYGETREFKLVFTPTALGPVANGSLSIYSNAINATSNPMSLSLRGTGIDGIGATSPSRELSFTSTPVGNTRQQTLRITNSGSYPLTITSATATSDLEPNPFKIVNFEAGRVVQPTTGGSDGGTVGDVYDLLVDFLPKFHGRQTGTLALETNSATLPRINIALSGMAEGAEAAFLSPGQINFGKVNVQSSAPEQLLRVENRGQATLTIQEINFTNKSADAGTSTYDDTREIFGVAPSEDGGLRLPMNVDAGANVAIPLTFRPITVGTREAVVTVKSNARDIWKDAIGEGTTPVLTLDPDRLEFKGVLVGTSQTLPLLIKNTGRGDLDIANITMPQTGEQVFSFQPNITSYKLLPQGEITLWVTFSPTVDKTSSEVLLTVNPVPGSLAFPMSAKLIGKGVTDQLSVDSELEFGKQLINNQARRTLHITNATNNEVTILRMGVDSGSGCTSQFRTDSAHSTSFPVDALATEEVEITFTPTVEGPLTCNLRVEYAEKKIQVALRGEGIRKILSVDKPALDFGRLRAGLDRREQQFTLTNLSDDEVTLAVPQEEQTTGERFTLKEMDRLKTGVKLGPGEVIPLTVEYQPLGETRSESTLWFGTDKPYSSRAVSVHLTGEATRQFLGVKESDLDFGRVDVGKESESKTITVLNGSSQIQRVFVTLKNEEEAPQGELPFFTNVGASGLDIPAQGSATFEVKFHPRRTGDIRDEVQIKSQDSTTTDVVLSVKGVGRTLSGQGNGLGCSAGGAWGSASVLALLALVGLRSRRRRRE; from the coding sequence GTGCTCCGACTCTACGTGCTGGCCCTGCTTCTCCTTGGTGGCCTGGTCTCCTGTGGGCCGACCGATGCCGGAAGGGCCGTGCCGGAGGATTCGCCCCGGGTGAAGTCCACTGCAGCGCTCGACGTGATCAAAGATCATGCGGATCTCAGACTCATCTGGTCGGGAGGCTCAGGCAATTGCCTGAGATGTGGAAATAACATCGCAGCATTCCTCTGTCCGGGCGCCGCAGGAGTCGATGCGTGGAAAAAGACGATTCCTTACGAACTGCCACCGGGCCATCTGGTGGTGGGAATCACGGCCAAGGTGCGTGGCGCAACCATAGATTTGACTGACACGGCTGGCAAGGAGAGGCGCGTCTCCGTCTCATTGAATGATCTTTCCCTGGGGACTTACTCCACGAAAGTTCGCAACACATGTACCGATAGTTCTCGCCGGTGCGACGGACAGTTGATTGGGACCGACACGACGACCGCGTTCATCGAGGTTCCCTATTCGGACTCCACAAACCAAGTAGGAATTGGATGGAAGCCGGGTGTGAATGCCAACAGCATCACATTCAGTCCCGAAGGCAGCAAATACTGCCTTACCTACGTCGATCTCGAACTGACCGTTGCCAAACGGGTCATCAATGCTTCGTCCACGGCCCTGGCGTTCAAGAATCAGAAGGTCGGCGTGGAAAGCGGAATCCAGTCATTCGTGCTGACCAACGCTGGCCAAGCCCCGCTGAAGATCACCAGTATTGGTATCGATAACGATAAATTCTTCCTCGATGATCCAAACGTGATTCCGGCTGAGGGAATCACCCTGTTTCCCAGCAGCCAGACGGGGCGTCAGTCTCTGGAGGTCAAGGTCAAGTTCAAGCCTGACGCCCAGATGGATTTCACGGGTAAGCTCACCGTCAACAGCGACGCCACGGTGCCCGCGCTCAAGCTCGATCTCAATGGCAAGGGCGTGGATTTCGCCCTGGATGTGGACCCGGTTGAGCTCGACTTTGGGGAGATCCGCGCGAAGACCCACGCGTCGCGGGATGTAGTGGTGCGCAACATCGGCAGCACAACCCTCAAGCTCGAGCCTTCTTTCCAGAAAGAGAAGTCTTCGAGCTACTCCTTGAAGTCCCCCACCGTCGACGCGGATGGTTCAATCAGCATTGATGCGGGGGTCGAGCAGTTGTTCACGGTGGATTTCCTGGGTCCCGTGGGCACGCAAGGTGCTGTTACGGATACTCTCTTGCTGACGGTTGTCGAGGGAGCTGAGGCGAGCAACAGCAGGTCGATTGCACTCACGGGCGTGGCGACCGCGCCCGAGCTGAAGACGGACCCCGTGGGAGGATTGGATTTCGGCACTCTGCGCTCCGGGACGACCTCGACGGAGCGAACGGTGACGGTGCGCAACGAGGGCCAGCGCGCCATCACGTTCTCCGCTGTCAGCGACCCGAGCGTGGCGGCCTTCACGCTCAACGGCAAGCCCGCGGGTGAGGTCACCCTGGCGCCCAAGGGGCAGTCGGGCGCCTCGCTGGCACTCCGGGTGACGTTCACCGCGCCCGCGCAGGAAGGCCTGGTGTCGGGCAACATCACCCTCACCAACAAAGACACCACGGACCCGGACTACAAAACCTATGTCATTGAGTTGAAGGGCAACTCCACCAGGCCTGATCTGAAGACCGACCCCGTGGGGGGACTGGACTTCGGCACTCTGCGCGCCGGGACGACCTCGACGGAGCAAACGGTGACGGTGCGCAACGAGGGCCAGCGCGCCATCACGTTCTCCGCCGTCAGCGMCCCGAGCGTGGCGGCCTTCACGCTCAACGGCAAGCCCGCGGGTGAGGTCACCCTGGCGCCCAAGGGGCAGTCGGGCGCCTCGCTGGCACTCCGGGTGACGTTCACCGCGCCCGCGCAGGAAGGCCTGGTGTCGGGCAACATCACCCTCACCAACAAAGACACCACGGACCCGGACTACAAAACCTACGTCATTGAGTTGAAGGGCAACTCCACCAGGCCTGATCTGAAGACCGACCCCGTGGGGGGACTGGACTTCGGCACTCTGCGCGCCGGGACGACCTCGACGGAGCGAACGGTGACGGTACGCAACGAGGGCCAGCGCGCCGTCACGTTCTCCGCCGTCAGCGCCCCGAGCGTGGCGGCCTTCACGATCAGCGACAAACCCCAGGGCTCGGTGACCCTGGCACCAAAGGATCAGCCGGGATCTTCGTTGTCGTTCAAGGTGCGGTTCACGGCGCCCGTGGACACGCTCTCGCTCATTCAGGGCTCCTTCGTGCTCAGCGGTACGGACTCTGATTACCCCACTTATCAAGTCAACCTGAAAGGCGAGTCCGTCAAGCCTGACATCAAGCCCGTGAATCCTGTCGACTTCGGCGAAGGGGTGGTCAATGCCGAGACATCCAGGGAGGTGACCATCACCAACCTGGGTTCTGGCGCCGTCATCTTCGACCAGGTTTTCATCCAGGGAGATCCCGCGTTTTCGTTGTTCCCAGTTCGAGACCGCTATACCAAGTTGGAAATTCCCGGTGGAAACAGCCACACGTTGACGGTGCGTTTTCGCCCCATCGCCGATTCACAGGGGGCGCGTCTTGAGGCGAAGCTCAAGCTCTATAGTGAAGACACAGGGGTTGGGGTGGGAGGGGTTTTCGAGGTGAGCCTGGGTGGTGTGGCGATAATGCCTCTGCTCCAGATGAACACGACCCCAATCAGCTTTGGCGATCAGAACGTGGGAGCTCCGGCGATGAGCATTCCCATTGCCGTACGTAACGCGGGCACCGGCAACTTGATCCTCTCCAACATCTCCACGAGCAACGCGGCTTTCTCGGTCCCCTCTCCGTCCATCTCGGTACCGAGGGATGACAATACAAAGAAGATCGAGGTGACGTTCTCCCCGAGCGGGGAGGGGCCGTTCACGGGAAACCTCACGTTCTCGACCAACGATCCAAACAACAAGACGGTCTCCATCCTGCTGTCGGGAAATGGAAGGCGCTTGCTCAAGGTGCAACCAGCGGCACCCCATCAGATCACCTTCAGTTCCGTCATCGTGGGAACCACCGCGCAACAGCCTGTCACGCTCACCAACGATGGCACCTTGCCCATCGTGGTGGATCGACCGGTCTTCCCCTCGGGCTCGCCGTTCAGCAGCAACTTCTCGGGCTCTTCCGTCACCCTCGGTCCCAGCCGGCCCTCCTATACGTTTCAGTTCACGTTCACGCCGACGGACACCACCACGAGGAGCGAGAACATCGATCTGAACAGCACGGCCTACAACAGCGTCATCTCCTTCCCACTGACGGGGAGCGCGGCCCAGCCCAGGCTCACGCTCCAAGTGAAGGATAGAGTCAACCAGAGCGAACTCAATTTTGGCGATGTGAACGTGGGCCAGCTCGGTGAGGAGACCCTCATCATCACGAACACGGGTGACGCGGATCTGACGCTGGGCGCATTGACCTCCACACTCACCCAGTTCAAACCCCTGGCGTTGACGAAGACCCGCCTGCCGCCCAACGATCACGTCGAGGCCAGGGTGCAGTTCTCACCTGACGCCAACGGTCTGTTCTCGGCGAATCTCCAGATCAGCGCGAACGTTTCGGGAAGCCCCGTGACCTTTCCCATGAGAGGAAATGGCTTGTCGGCCATCATCGGACTGAACCAGGACTCGTTCCAATTCAGTCCGCAGAAGTTGGCGGTAGCCAGCGATCCCCAGACCCTCGCGATCAGCAATAGTGGCAGGTCCAATCTGGTGATCAGGCAACTGACGTTGTCCCCGGGGTTCTCGTTCGCGCCTCCCGTGACGCTCCCGTCGAACGACCATCCTCTGGAGATTCCCTATGGAGAGACCCGGGAGTTCAAGCTGGTCTTCACGCCGACGGCCTTGGGGCCCGTGGCCAATGGCTCATTGAGCATCTACAGCAATGCCATCAATGCCACCTCGAATCCCATGTCCTTGTCTTTGAGGGGAACGGGTATCGACGGGATTGGCGCGACGTCTCCTTCCCGGGAGTTGAGTTTCACGTCCACGCCTGTTGGCAACACCAGGCAGCAAACCCTCCGTATCACGAACTCGGGGAGCTACCCCCTGACGATCACGAGCGCCACGGCCACGAGCGACCTGGAGCCGAATCCATTCAAGATCGTGAATTTCGAGGCCGGCCGTGTCGTGCAACCGACTACGGGGGGGAGCGACGGGGGGACCGTGGGAGACGTCTACGATCTCCTTGTCGACTTCCTTCCGAAGTTCCATGGGCGTCAGACGGGGACCCTCGCCCTCGAGACCAACTCCGCGACCCTGCCTCGCATCAATATCGCGCTGAGCGGCATGGCCGAGGGGGCCGAAGCGGCCTTCCTTTCGCCGGGCCAGATCAACTTCGGCAAGGTCAACGTGCAATCCAGCGCCCCCGAGCAACTCCTGCGTGTGGAGAACAGGGGACAGGCCACTCTGACCATTCAGGAGATCAACTTCACGAACAAGTCCGCGGATGCGGGAACGTCCACCTACGATGACACGCGCGAGATTTTCGGCGTTGCTCCCAGCGAGGATGGTGGGTTGCGTCTGCCCATGAACGTGGACGCGGGTGCCAATGTCGCCATCCCCTTGACCTTCAGGCCGATCACGGTGGGCACACGCGAGGCAGTGGTCACGGTGAAGTCCAATGCCAGGGACATCTGGAAGGATGCCATCGGGGAAGGAACCACGCCCGTTCTCACGTTGGATCCCGACAGGCTGGAGTTCAAGGGCGTCCTGGTGGGGACTTCCCAGACGCTGCCCCTGCTGATCAAAAACACCGGGAGGGGTGATCTCGACATCGCGAACATCACCATGCCGCAGACCGGAGAGCAGGTCTTCTCCTTTCAACCCAACATCACTTCCTACAAGCTTCTCCCTCAGGGGGAGATCACTCTCTGGGTGACGTTCAGTCCCACGGTGGACAAGACTTCTTCCGAGGTCTTGTTGACGGTCAACCCCGTTCCTGGGTCTCTGGCGTTTCCCATGTCGGCGAAACTGATCGGCAAGGGAGTGACCGATCAGCTCTCGGTGGACTCCGAACTGGAGTTCGGCAAGCAACTCATCAACAACCAGGCGCGTCGGACTCTACACATCACCAACGCGACCAACAATGAAGTCACCATCCTTCGGATGGGCGTGGACTCTGGGTCTGGGTGCACATCTCAGTTCAGGACAGATTCCGCGCACTCGACCAGCTTCCCCGTGGACGCCTTGGCGACAGAAGAGGTGGAAATCACTTTCACGCCGACGGTCGAAGGTCCACTGACTTGCAATCTCAGGGTTGAGTACGCCGAAAAGAAGATTCAGGTGGCGTTGCGCGGGGAAGGAATCCGAAAGATTCTCTCCGTCGACAAGCCGGCATTGGACTTCGGCAGACTCCGCGCGGGGCTCGACCGGCGGGAGCAGCAGTTCACGCTCACGAACCTGAGCGATGATGAAGTCACCCTGGCCGTGCCGCAGGAGGAGCAGACCACCGGTGAGCGCTTCACGCTCAAGGAGATGGACAGACTGAAGACCGGTGTGAAACTCGGGCCGGGTGAAGTCATTCCCCTCACCGTGGAGTACCAGCCCCTGGGAGAGACGCGCTCCGAAAGCACGTTGTGGTTTGGGACGGACAAGCCTTACTCCTCGCGCGCGGTGTCGGTCCATCTGACTGGTGAGGCGACGAGGCAATTCCTGGGGGTCAAGGAGTCCGATCTGGATTTCGGCCGGGTGGATGTCGGTAAAGAGTCGGAGTCCAAGACCATCACCGTCTTGAACGGTTCGTCCCAGATCCAACGGGTGTTCGTTACCTTGAAGAACGAAGAGGAAGCCCCTCAGGGGGAGTTGCCCTTCTTCACGAACGTGGGCGCGAGCGGTCTGGATATTCCCGCCCAGGGAAGCGCCACGTTCGAGGTGAAGTTCCATCCCCGCAGGACGGGAGACATCCGGGATGAGGTCCAGATCAAGTCGCAGGACTCCACCACGACCGATGTGGTGCTCTCCGTGAAGGGCGTGGGCCGAACCCTGTCGGGGCAGGGCAATGGTCTGGGGTGCTCCGCGGGCGGTGCCTGGGGAAGCGCGAGCGTGCTGGCGCTGCTGGCGCTCGTGGGCCTGCGCTCGCGGCGACGGAGGCGGGAGTAG
- a CDS encoding AMP-binding protein codes for MAFDVRKILEQLEAGSPAEPGVPTWQQESWDRSEEFFGALVAAHVGRGAPLKSRVGQHYDFFHDAVVRHANTDRIALRLHDRRGGWQVLGYRQLHEQAARRATEWARQGVKAGAKVCLLYPVGSELLISLAAALGLGACISLLPPQGRQFIAHRLATLEPDHIATEPHQTLLVAGFEKKVLQSRGQAAPAFTSHTARPEEPVGLLFSPLVEPAGTPVVLTAEDAWRGALVDGLLTFGLGPGEHLCAPGYHFLQHLPAFLLTTLLRGATYLHLELADLETNPALLTEHPVRALGVTPALRDLLLRARTPLKNVAHWFRNPEDPIDWLAWRAWVKQCGMAAVPSANVLVDPSAGGAVLASPRQVRDLHTEAPPAAGRSWALRDVNMSGQHAPGDLGVFTLLPDKERPPGYVVLTRAYGVYHYGGPRTARRDGRVYPGAEVSRAVEQLPFVRAATVVQAPTGGVAGHYRQVLLVFTGAQKPNEGAWMQDIRRYLELQMGGEHLPDRTEFIPLYARRVKGRVDEEWCRSQYLTGALHRKSSDPLFRSLTELRGHLLEKDGAGV; via the coding sequence ATGGCCTTCGACGTCCGAAAGATCCTCGAGCAGCTCGAGGCGGGGTCCCCCGCGGAGCCGGGAGTTCCCACCTGGCAGCAGGAGAGCTGGGACCGGTCCGAGGAGTTCTTCGGCGCGCTCGTCGCGGCCCACGTGGGCCGCGGAGCTCCCCTCAAGAGCCGGGTGGGCCAGCACTACGACTTCTTCCACGACGCCGTGGTGCGCCACGCGAACACGGACCGCATCGCGCTGCGGCTCCATGATCGCCGCGGCGGCTGGCAGGTGCTGGGCTACCGGCAATTGCACGAGCAGGCGGCGCGGCGGGCCACCGAGTGGGCGCGGCAAGGCGTCAAGGCCGGCGCCAAGGTGTGCCTGCTCTACCCGGTGGGCAGCGAGCTGCTCATCTCCCTCGCGGCGGCCCTGGGCCTGGGCGCGTGCATCAGCCTGTTGCCGCCGCAAGGCCGGCAGTTCATCGCGCACCGGCTGGCCACGCTCGAGCCGGACCACATCGCCACCGAGCCGCACCAGACGCTCCTGGTGGCGGGCTTCGAGAAGAAGGTGCTGCAGAGCCGGGGACAGGCCGCTCCGGCCTTCACCTCGCACACGGCCAGGCCGGAAGAGCCCGTGGGCCTGTTGTTCTCCCCGCTGGTGGAGCCCGCGGGGACTCCCGTGGTGTTGACGGCGGAGGATGCCTGGCGCGGGGCGTTGGTGGACGGCCTGCTCACCTTCGGCCTGGGTCCGGGCGAGCACCTGTGCGCTCCGGGCTACCACTTCCTGCAACACCTGCCCGCGTTCCTGCTCACCACCTTGCTGCGCGGGGCCACCTACCTCCACCTGGAGCTGGCGGACCTCGAGACGAATCCCGCGCTGCTCACCGAGCACCCGGTACGCGCGTTGGGGGTCACGCCGGCCTTGAGGGATCTGCTGCTGCGCGCGCGCACGCCCCTCAAGAACGTGGCCCACTGGTTCCGCAACCCCGAGGATCCCATCGACTGGCTGGCGTGGCGCGCCTGGGTCAAGCAGTGCGGGATGGCGGCGGTGCCCTCCGCGAACGTGCTCGTGGATCCCTCCGCGGGAGGCGCGGTGCTCGCCTCCCCACGGCAGGTGAGGGATCTGCACACCGAGGCGCCGCCCGCCGCGGGCCGGAGCTGGGCCCTGCGGGACGTGAACATGAGCGGCCAGCACGCGCCGGGGGACCTGGGTGTCTTCACCCTGCTGCCGGACAAGGAGCGGCCCCCGGGCTACGTGGTCCTCACGCGCGCCTATGGGGTGTACCACTACGGCGGCCCCCGCACCGCCCGGCGCGACGGCCGGGTGTACCCGGGCGCCGAGGTCTCGCGGGCCGTCGAGCAGTTGCCCTTCGTCCGGGCCGCCACGGTGGTGCAAGCGCCCACGGGCGGCGTGGCCGGCCACTACCGACAGGTGCTGCTCGTCTTCACCGGGGCCCAGAAGCCCAACGAGGGCGCGTGGATGCAGGACATCCGCCGCTACCTCGAATTGCAGATGGGCGGCGAGCACCTGCCCGACCGGACGGAGTTCATCCCCCTGTACGCCCGCCGGGTGAAGGGGAGGGTGGATGAGGAGTGGTGCCGCTCGCAGTACCTGACGGGTGCGCTCCACCGGAAGAGCTCGGATCCGCTCTTCCGCTCGCTCACCGAGCTGCGCGGGCACCTGCTGGAAAAAGATGGCGCGGGTGTGTGA
- a CDS encoding DUF4280 domain-containing protein has protein sequence MGVQVVMGAMLQCSFGVAPSSLVVLPTNKTLSTTPSANIMDNKPLVNILPFGMCQSPANPTVAAATAAAMGVLTPMPCVPATAAPWMPGCPKVLIGNMPAVDSNCKLMCNWGGVIQVVSPGQVTVQNG, from the coding sequence ATGGGAGTCCAGGTCGTCATGGGAGCCATGTTGCAGTGCAGCTTCGGGGTGGCGCCTTCGTCGTTGGTGGTGTTGCCCACCAACAAGACCCTGTCCACGACCCCCTCGGCCAACATCATGGACAACAAGCCCCTGGTGAACATCCTGCCTTTCGGCATGTGCCAGTCTCCGGCCAACCCCACGGTGGCGGCGGCGACGGCGGCCGCGATGGGGGTCCTCACGCCCATGCCCTGCGTGCCCGCGACGGCGGCGCCCTGGATGCCCGGCTGTCCCAAGGTGCTCATCGGCAACATGCCGGCCGTGGACAGCAACTGCAAACTGATGTGCAACTGGGGCGGGGTCATCCAGGTGGTCTCTCCGGGTCAGGTGACGGTGCAGAATGGCTGA
- a CDS encoding type VI secretion system protein IglI family protein: MAEPAQQLSPLEPQLLTQALSAEAPDLESTDERLEKVNDLVSRSAYVEAAHAAQALLEQGLYDVRLVGPYLLGLFMERGLEALPTLFHSLSSTLLINWQYFGPRERRDVFADAGLRWLLKVLNKHIEHHERLKNETWQRWCQASNREPLEQALALSEEIFASFNRVLQRNACEAPFRRLTQWMEGHLRSLPEPEPEPESEPEPEAEAEVVPVRARTAPTESARAASASAGPTLPVSPALAQLMRKLAAFDTLIERQDYRRATVVAADVLQVVEHFDPRVYLPALFSRFFAGLSTKAEEVEPLLQSTDSLGFRALDQLYRVDLEAFLAQEDGMSTGGDEE, translated from the coding sequence ATGGCTGAGCCCGCGCAGCAGCTCTCCCCCCTCGAGCCCCAGTTGCTCACCCAGGCGCTGTCGGCCGAGGCTCCGGATCTGGAGAGCACGGACGAGCGGCTGGAAAAGGTCAACGACCTGGTGTCGCGCAGTGCCTACGTCGAGGCGGCGCACGCGGCGCAGGCGCTGCTGGAGCAGGGTCTGTATGACGTGCGCCTGGTGGGGCCCTATCTGCTGGGGCTCTTCATGGAGCGAGGACTGGAGGCTCTGCCGACGCTCTTCCATTCGCTCTCCAGCACGCTGCTGATCAACTGGCAGTACTTCGGGCCGCGCGAGCGCAGGGATGTCTTCGCCGACGCGGGCCTGCGCTGGTTGCTCAAGGTGCTCAACAAGCACATCGAGCATCACGAGCGACTCAAGAACGAGACGTGGCAGCGCTGGTGCCAGGCGAGCAACCGCGAGCCATTGGAGCAGGCGCTCGCGCTGAGCGAGGAGATCTTCGCCTCGTTCAACCGGGTGTTGCAGCGCAACGCCTGCGAGGCGCCCTTCCGCCGGCTCACCCAGTGGATGGAAGGGCATCTGCGCTCGCTGCCGGAGCCGGAACCCGAGCCTGAGTCCGAGCCCGAACCGGAAGCCGAGGCGGAGGTCGTTCCCGTGCGCGCGCGCACGGCGCCCACCGAGTCCGCGCGTGCCGCGTCCGCGTCGGCCGGGCCCACCCTGCCCGTGTCACCGGCGCTGGCGCAGCTCATGCGCAAGCTGGCCGCGTTCGACACGCTCATCGAGCGGCAGGACTACCGGCGCGCGACGGTGGTGGCGGCCGACGTGCTGCAGGTGGTGGAGCACTTCGATCCACGCGTGTACCTGCCCGCGTTGTTCTCCCGGTTCTTCGCCGGCTTGAGCACCAAGGCGGAGGAGGTGGAGCCCCTGCTGCAAAGCACTGACTCGCTGGGGTTCCGCGCGTTGGATCAGCTCTACCGCGTGGACCTGGAGGCCTTCCTCGCCCAGGAAGATGGCATGAGCACGGGCGGGGATGAGGAGTAG
- the tssB gene encoding type VI secretion system contractile sheath small subunit, with protein sequence MPIQDNLPKSRITLTYRTNINGQPEEVKLPFRVVVTGDFSLGSSKDRQQDLEERQLRSVNGSNLNDLMKDMGMSLSFEVDDKISADAGAKMSVTLPIDRMKSFHPDEIVHHVPKLKALLLMRKLLLEMQSDIDNRKELRRTLYELFSNKEQLKQLLESDQLKGFASMRLPVAKAAAAESTQPALVSETVPATATVKA encoded by the coding sequence GTGCCCATCCAGGATAACCTGCCCAAATCTCGCATCACGCTCACCTACCGCACCAACATCAACGGCCAGCCGGAAGAGGTGAAACTGCCTTTCCGCGTCGTGGTGACGGGAGACTTCTCGCTCGGCAGCTCCAAGGACCGGCAGCAGGATCTGGAAGAGCGGCAGTTGCGGTCGGTCAACGGCTCCAACCTCAACGATCTGATGAAGGACATGGGAATGTCCCTCTCGTTCGAGGTGGACGACAAGATCAGCGCCGATGCGGGGGCGAAGATGTCGGTCACGCTGCCCATCGATCGGATGAAGTCCTTCCACCCGGACGAGATCGTCCACCACGTGCCCAAGCTCAAGGCGCTGCTCTTGATGCGCAAGCTGCTGCTGGAGATGCAGTCGGACATCGACAACCGCAAGGAGCTGCGGCGCACGCTGTACGAGCTGTTCTCCAACAAGGAGCAGCTCAAGCAGCTCCTGGAGAGCGATCAGCTCAAGGGGTTCGCGTCCATGCGCCTGCCCGTGGCGAAGGCCGCGGCGGCCGAGTCCACCCAGCCCGCCCTCGTGTCCGAGACCGTCCCCGCCACGGCGACCGTCAAGGCCTGA